A genomic stretch from Chitinophaga agri includes:
- a CDS encoding glycoside hydrolase family 43 protein, which yields MNITNTFNTLTNMHIHSSPFAFLLSAALSGLCYGCQSNSSSQTADSTRTTVNADTTGKHYLSQPLVRHIYTADPSAHVFNGRIYIYPSHDTATGVPEDDLGSHFDMKDFHVLSMDAVGGKVTDHGVALDIKDIPWADRQLWAPDAAFANGTYYLYFPVKDKHGIFRIGVATSHTPEGPFTAERSPIPNSYSIDPCVFIDDDGKAYMYFGGIWGGQLQRWDDNRYDSARGNRKAEDLAIQPRMALLAPDMKRFSGPVLEVKLLDENGQPFHEKDNSKRFFEASWMHKYKGKYYFSYSTGDTHNLCYATGDSPYGPFTYRGVILSPVEGWTSHHSIIEKDGKWYLFYHDVQLSGKTWLRNVKVTELHYNEDGTIQTINPAI from the coding sequence ATGAACATTACTAATACATTCAACACACTTACCAATATGCATATTCACTCATCTCCCTTTGCTTTTCTCCTATCCGCAGCCCTGAGTGGCCTGTGTTATGGTTGTCAGTCCAACAGCTCTTCCCAAACGGCAGATAGCACTCGAACAACTGTCAATGCTGACACTACGGGGAAACACTACCTCTCCCAGCCGCTGGTCAGACACATCTACACCGCCGATCCGTCTGCACACGTGTTCAACGGCAGGATCTACATCTATCCGTCCCACGACACCGCTACCGGCGTTCCGGAAGATGACCTGGGCAGCCACTTTGATATGAAAGACTTCCACGTGTTATCCATGGATGCCGTCGGCGGAAAAGTGACCGATCATGGTGTAGCCCTCGACATCAAAGATATTCCCTGGGCTGACCGCCAGTTATGGGCGCCTGATGCGGCGTTTGCAAATGGTACCTACTACCTCTATTTCCCGGTAAAGGACAAACACGGCATCTTCCGTATCGGGGTGGCGACCAGTCACACGCCTGAAGGTCCGTTTACCGCTGAAAGATCCCCTATTCCAAACAGCTACAGCATCGATCCCTGCGTATTCATCGATGATGATGGGAAAGCCTATATGTACTTCGGTGGTATCTGGGGTGGGCAACTACAACGCTGGGATGATAACCGCTACGATTCTGCCAGAGGCAACCGTAAGGCGGAAGACCTGGCTATTCAACCCAGAATGGCCTTACTGGCGCCAGATATGAAACGTTTCTCCGGACCGGTACTGGAAGTGAAACTGCTGGACGAGAACGGTCAGCCCTTCCATGAAAAAGACAATAGCAAACGTTTCTTCGAAGCTTCCTGGATGCACAAATACAAAGGCAAATACTATTTCTCGTATTCCACCGGCGACACACATAACCTATGCTATGCCACGGGTGACAGTCCCTACGGGCCTTTCACCTATCGTGGTGTGATCCTGTCGCCGGTGGAAGGCTGGACCAGCCACCACTCCATCATAGAAAAAGATGGCAAATGGTACCTGTTCT